The following proteins are co-located in the Heliorestis convoluta genome:
- the tnpA gene encoding IS200/IS605 family transposase has product MGQEYRRTQTTVSLINYHFVFCPRYRRKVLVKDVDRRFREILQEVCDENEVNIVELEVMPDHVHLFANALPSISPSDIMAKVKGVTSRKLRQEFKHLHHLPSLWTRSFFCSTAGNVSSETIQRYIKEQKTRG; this is encoded by the coding sequence ATGGGACAAGAATATAGACGCACACAGACAACAGTATCTTTAATCAACTATCATTTCGTGTTCTGCCCTAGATACAGGCGAAAAGTTTTGGTAAAAGACGTAGATAGAAGGTTTCGGGAAATCTTACAAGAAGTATGCGACGAAAATGAAGTAAACATTGTTGAGTTAGAAGTAATGCCTGATCATGTCCATCTCTTTGCCAATGCCCTCCCTTCTATAAGTCCATCGGATATTATGGCAAAAGTAAAAGGAGTGACTTCAAGGAAGCTGCGGCAGGAATTTAAGCACCTGCACCATTTGCCTAGTCTTTGGACACGTTCTTTTTTCTGTTCCACGGCAGGAAACGTATCCAGTGAAACAATTCAACGGTACATCAAAGAACAAAAAACAAGGGGGTGA
- a CDS encoding AbrB/MazE/SpoVT family DNA-binding domain-containing protein: MERKLTKIGNSLGVTFPIELLNRLGLQQGDNVSVEEQGDTIVIRKSEKVQLPKGISSDFFDLLDKNMKEYDETLKKLVER, from the coding sequence ATGGAGCGCAAGCTAACAAAGATCGGTAACAGTTTGGGTGTGACCTTTCCTATTGAATTGTTAAATCGTCTTGGTCTCCAACAAGGTGACAACGTTTCTGTTGAAGAGCAAGGTGATACAATTGTTATTCGTAAAAGCGAGAAGGTTCAGTTACCCAAAGGCATTAGTTCTGATTTTTTTGATCTTTTAGATAAGAACATGAAAGAATACGATGAAACTCTAAAAAAGCTGGTTGAGCGATAA
- a CDS encoding helix-turn-helix domain-containing protein produces MAPLEVRHFGLQLLALRKEKKLTQEQLAQELNAKYGHSLGKSSISHYENGNRLPEIPVLVDLADFFQITLDQLLVLHPLRKEKDHQNKAHEKEGHENQSRESNIHNSQTHEKIKENDHSFHEEKSDYKHALEKMKEQEKILEVDLEKIVNQWILTIEDAPLLKINNHKLGTKDRALMISALKIGFELVKSRKEEQKEKG; encoded by the coding sequence ATGGCACCATTAGAAGTCCGTCACTTTGGATTGCAACTTCTTGCATTAAGAAAAGAGAAAAAGCTAACACAAGAACAACTGGCCCAAGAGCTAAATGCAAAATATGGTCACAGTCTCGGCAAGTCGTCCATATCTCACTACGAAAATGGCAATCGACTCCCAGAAATCCCTGTCCTCGTCGATCTGGCTGACTTTTTTCAAATAACCCTTGATCAACTGCTTGTCTTACATCCTCTTCGCAAGGAAAAAGACCACCAAAACAAAGCCCATGAAAAGGAAGGTCATGAAAACCAAAGTCGCGAAAGCAACATCCATAATAGTCAAACCCATGAAAAAATAAAAGAGAATGACCATAGCTTTCATGAAGAAAAAAGCGACTACAAACATGCTCTAGAAAAAATGAAAGAGCAAGAAAAAATTCTTGAAGTGGACCTAGAAAAAATCGTGAATCAATGGATCCTCACAATAGAAGATGCTCCCTTACTAAAAATAAACAATCATAAACTAGGTACGAAAGATCGAGCCTTAATGATATCAGCTCTAAAAATCGGCTTTGAACTCGTAAAAAGTCGTAAGGAAGAGCAAAAAGAAAAAGGGTAA